The following are encoded in a window of Brevibacillus sp. DP1.3A genomic DNA:
- a CDS encoding glyceraldehyde-3-phosphate dehydrogenase: MTIKIGINGFGRIGRMVFRRAIQDPNIEIVAINASYPAETLAHLLKYDTIHGRLQNKVEVQDNKIIVDGKATVVLSDRDPLKLPWGDLGVEIVVEATGKFNNREGAGKHLQSGAKKVVITAPAKEEDVTIVMGVNDGTYDHANHHIISNASCTTNCLAPVAKVLNDAFGIEQGLMTTIHSFTNDQVNLDNPHKDLRRARAASESIIPTTTGAARAVGIVLPELNGKLNGFSLRVPTPNVSVVDLVVNTKKPVTLDEVNRVLREASEGSMKGYLEFCDEPLVSSDFNGNDHSSIIDGLSTMVMGDNQVKVIAWYDNEWGYSCRVVDLVRHVSEQNNQAVTKEAAAVGVK, from the coding sequence ATGACAATTAAAATCGGTATTAATGGTTTCGGACGTATTGGCCGCATGGTATTCCGCCGCGCTATCCAGGACCCCAACATTGAAATCGTTGCAATCAACGCCAGCTACCCAGCGGAGACGCTTGCGCATTTGTTGAAATATGACACGATCCACGGACGCCTGCAAAATAAAGTGGAAGTCCAAGACAACAAGATTATCGTAGACGGAAAAGCAACAGTTGTACTGTCTGACCGTGATCCGCTGAAGCTGCCTTGGGGTGACCTCGGAGTCGAGATCGTTGTAGAGGCTACAGGTAAATTCAACAATCGCGAAGGCGCTGGCAAGCACCTGCAAAGCGGTGCGAAAAAAGTTGTGATTACAGCGCCAGCGAAAGAAGAAGACGTCACGATCGTGATGGGTGTAAACGATGGCACCTACGACCATGCGAATCATCACATTATCTCCAATGCTTCCTGCACAACCAACTGTCTCGCACCTGTGGCAAAAGTGCTCAACGATGCATTCGGTATCGAACAAGGTCTCATGACTACAATTCACTCGTTTACAAACGATCAGGTGAATCTCGACAATCCGCATAAAGACCTGCGTCGTGCACGTGCAGCTAGCGAGTCCATCATTCCAACGACGACAGGAGCTGCTCGTGCAGTAGGAATCGTTTTGCCAGAATTGAATGGCAAGCTAAACGGTTTTTCCTTGCGCGTACCTACTCCAAACGTTTCTGTAGTAGACTTGGTGGTCAATACGAAGAAGCCAGTTACATTGGACGAAGTAAACCGCGTCCTGCGTGAAGCGAGCGAAGGCAGCATGAAAGGCTACCTCGAGTTCTGCGACGAGCCGCTCGTATCCAGCGATTTCAATGGCAACGATCACTCCTCGATCATCGACGGTCTGTCTACGATGGTAATGGGAGACAATCAGGTGAAAGTGATTGCTTGGTACGATAACGAGTGGGGCTACTCCTGCCGTGTTGTAGACCTGGTTCGCCACGTATCCGAGCAGAACAATCAAGCTGTAACAAAAGAAGCAGCTGCTGTGGGTGTAAAATAA
- a CDS encoding HD-GYP domain-containing protein: protein MRLVSLKHLQPGMKLGRTVFTDDGKVLLGTGMELTERLITGLERTGVDSVYIDDPRTYDIVVEEVIRPQTRQVAVETIEKTIKQITNSNKLARKISLKEMGLHFQRAFSSILDDLMQNKQMVGHLTTMSSHSPSLYHHSVNVAVLATAVGMSLGYNRTQLINLGVGAMLHDIGKISLPEELLQKTERWTDEEKEIAKQHTMLGFNLLRKQHDISLLSAHVCLQHHERLNGSGYPQGLSGKQIHEFAQIVGLCDIYDSLTSPRPWRKRYMPQDAVEYLLGSGGTLFEHHLVNAFIKHIAIFPIGSSVVLNTGEVGVVSRVDPDYSHRPTVRVLKDGRGNDVPSPYDLDLKANIRLFIVGFEDDDLFNVNSLDESSTTS from the coding sequence ATGCGTTTAGTATCTTTAAAGCACCTACAGCCTGGAATGAAATTGGGACGTACGGTCTTCACAGATGATGGAAAGGTGCTGCTTGGAACCGGTATGGAATTAACGGAACGACTCATCACCGGATTAGAGCGAACTGGTGTTGATTCGGTGTATATCGATGATCCCCGTACCTATGACATCGTTGTGGAAGAAGTGATTCGCCCACAAACCAGACAAGTAGCTGTGGAAACCATCGAGAAGACGATCAAACAAATTACAAACTCAAACAAGCTGGCCCGGAAAATTTCCTTAAAAGAAATGGGCCTTCATTTTCAGCGTGCCTTTAGTTCTATTTTGGACGACCTGATGCAAAACAAGCAAATGGTTGGACATTTGACGACGATGTCTTCTCATTCGCCATCCCTATACCATCACTCTGTGAATGTGGCCGTGCTGGCAACTGCTGTGGGCATGTCTCTGGGCTACAATCGCACACAGCTCATAAACCTAGGCGTAGGCGCCATGCTGCACGATATCGGCAAAATAAGCCTGCCTGAAGAGCTGTTGCAAAAAACAGAGCGTTGGACGGACGAAGAGAAGGAAATCGCCAAACAGCACACGATGCTTGGCTTTAATTTGTTGCGAAAGCAGCATGACATCTCGCTTTTGTCAGCACATGTATGCTTGCAACACCATGAACGGCTAAATGGAAGCGGCTATCCACAGGGATTATCCGGCAAGCAAATTCACGAATTCGCACAAATCGTCGGCCTCTGTGATATTTATGACTCATTGACTTCCCCACGTCCATGGCGCAAGCGGTACATGCCACAGGATGCTGTCGAGTACCTGCTAGGCTCTGGCGGTACACTATTCGAGCATCATCTAGTCAATGCCTTTATCAAGCACATTGCTATCTTCCCGATTGGAAGCAGCGTCGTTTTGAATACCGGAGAAGTCGGGGTAGTGAGTCGAGTTGATCCGGATTATTCGCATCGCCCTACCGTACGTGTGCTAAAAGACGGCCGAGGAAACGACGTCCCAAGCCCTTATGACCTCGATCTCAAGGCGAACATCCGACTATTTATTGTCGGCTTTGAAGATGATGATCTGTTTAACGTGAACTCATTAGATGAATCTTCTACCACATCGTAA